The Apus apus isolate bApuApu2 chromosome 1, bApuApu2.pri.cur, whole genome shotgun sequence nucleotide sequence aaaacaccctgTATAGAAAATCAGGAGGCCAGTGAGATCACAATACTACTAACAAATCTTGGGTGCAGAAGTAGATCTGATAGAACCCCAAACtgataataatataataaattatttccaaggGCAACTACTCTCAGCTCATTTTCCTTGAAACTCCCTTAGTGTCATCACATGCTGCACATGGaattttttccaaatgcattAGTataatgtgcatttttattgggggggggggaaaaaaagctcctCGCTTTAAGATTTTTATTGTCCTAAATTGTCAGTTTTACAGAAAGGTGTGcttttttctgaaattgcaATACCATTCAACAGATACTCTGAGCTAGCTTATTCCATGAAGGTACACTATCtgtaaaattagaaaacaaatggGTAATTGTGAAAtaattattgaaaataattattcagaGAAACTGAACAGAGAATCTTAAGAGATGAACTTTACAGTCTTGCACTGGATATGCATTATGGGGCCCTGGTAGATGTAAGCACATGTTCTGTTACCCAGATAATGTTCTTGTTTGCTCCCATGAAGATTTACTCTGTGTGTACAGACCATGTGATTGCCTTCAGAGGAAGGGTAACATAGTTCCACAAATCCCTTTACTGCACAATTGCCACCTACAATAGCATCTTCTGCTTCTCAATGACCATTGAAAATGTAAACACACAAGTCCAGAAGATGAAAATTTCTTAGTTTACCCATGGGTTCCAAAGACTGTGGTTTCTTGACGGAAGGTGTGTGGAAAGTTTCTGGAACCTTATCCAATCCTGAATTCTGCAATGTGTCAGTTGTGGAGCTGGTAATTTTCTGAGAGTTTTGAGAACTGCCTTCACTATCTTCATTATAATTTAAATCTACACAATGAGATGCATCTGGAGCATCAgacactttttctttcccttcagcttcctcctgaaaaattaaattaggttAGCACATGCACTGGAAGAAGTCTATTAGTTTCCTACTTAGTGTTTCTTTTCAATTCCCATTTAGTATAAATTAGATTCCAGACATTCACAATACAGTTACTCCTGAATTTCAATCATGAAAACCACAGGTGAAACATATACTAAATATTCAGAGACTTGCAGAAAGCTTTTTAGAAGCACAAGCAAATGGAGTTTCAAGTGTTTTAGGAGTGATGTTTCAGTCAATATAAAGTCAAAATGCATGGCTGGACATACCTGAAGGAAAGCCTGTGAAAACAGTGCCAGAAGCTACATGTCTAAGCTCACAATCAAATTTGACATTACTTCTGGGCAACAACTGCAGAGGTTTCCTTTTAGTACCCTATGCTTATATATCCCCTTACTGAATGCTGGAcacaggaggaagaagaggcagaGCAAGAGTATTCCCCATATGGAACTAGTGCTGCAGTCTGCAGGCCTATGCTGAGCAGTACAAAGACAGAACCCAAGGAATTTCCAGTTGGAGCACTTGTATGATCAGGGGTCtaaataattcattaaataaGCACAAACTTAGTACTTATATATTACCATCTTGAGACAACTtactgggtttatttttgtttcagagcgTAAACAGCGGATCATAGCATTGACATTTGTGATACAGGTTTTCCAGTCTTTTCCGTGCTCAGTCAAATCATAGCTTGGAAAGTTAGTTGCAAGAAATTCTGCAtataaaatgtagaaaattCTTTAAGCTTTGTGACAAAAAACAGTATTTAGAAGTATTCTAATTTAGAAAGAGCTAAGAAATACTTCATGTTTACTGTTTCCACTTAGAAGCTTTAGATTTCCAGATTTAATTGAAGAAAGATTCAGAAATCATGTTCTGAAGCTAAGCAGCACTATGAATTTAAGATGTGCAGTGATACTTTTTTTAAGTGTTGTGAATAATGCTTTTATAATTAAGCATTTCCCTGTAGAATTGGAGGAAAGGTGTGATTTACGCTATTgactttaaaaaacccacaaacccacGAAATACAGAAACAGGGTAACGCTGATGCTGCAACTACTTCACATGGCTTAAATAAAATCCCAGTCTTTGAATAGGAAGGAGATGTATAGGTTCACACATATGTGCCATGGCATCTGTTTAAGTGgcttgacatttaaaaaaaaataattctctccCCATCTTCACCATTTCTCAAACAGACAAGAAAAGTGAACttaaaaggaacagaaagtaTTTAAGAATCGCCAGTTAGTGTTCATCCTGAATATACCATGGCcataaataaaccaaaccaaactcaAAACAATCaatccaacaacaacaactaaaaaacAACTCACAAAACCCACACCACACATAAACACAATATAAGTTGTAATGAAAAAATTAGGAACAGTTATCAACAACTGATGAACATGAAGCACACAAAATGAagagaaatcacagaaacatacaGAAAAGGACTCCTTGTAAGTGAAAACCTTTGTTAAGTATTAAAGAAGTAAACCTGTGCATTTTGAAAGGTAACATACCTCTTACTGCAGCAGTTTTGTTTGGGTCCAATGTCCTGCGCCCTCGTGCACTCACTCCCATAATGCTGCACAGTAAGGTCTCCTTGGGGAACAAGACACGAACTAAGTAGCGTGCTGCGTACTTTGGCTTCGTCTTTTGCCGAGCCTTCATCAAATAGTTGCCAAGAACTTTTACATTTCTCACTGGGTCACCAACAAACTCTTTTGTGAAACAAaaacattgaaagaaaaaagaagaaaaaaacaaagcaagttgttaaaaaaagaatacttttcAAACTCTTTCTCTTGACCTCTATAGCACTATCCATATATGTTTGCTACTGCAACTAACTTGATTATGTATTACTTACCTTTGCTCTTACAAAAGCAGCTTTATATTGGAATGGTAGCAGAAATatcttttaattaatattttaattcacaTAACTAACTGAAATAACTATACCcaagaaaacacattaaaacattATACTGCCAAGTCATACAATGTTTACAAATTTACAGATAGGTATCTGAGTATTTCACCTACTATTAatgcagctcttcagctgtaTGAACTTATTTTCTAGACTAAAAGCAACCAAAAACTCATAGCCCAGCCTTCCACATAACTCAGAGcatttatatttcagaaataaatgcattagttttaaaaacatgtgcTAGTTTATATGTGCTTGCTTATTATAACAGAGTGATCTAtggaattatttgttttctgtggaattAAGTACTTTTTAAGAAACCAAACACTGGAGGATTTGAGGATAGAAAGGTTTTTTCACTGATAAAATCCCTCACAAGAAGAAAACTGGTATTTCCTTTGCATATATAAGGCAAGTTGCTTTCTTAAATGCAAAACATGTATACAGGCATATGCCTCACTTAACTTTACTGGCTatctcttttgtctttttaaaactaTGCATAGCTTGCACACATTACTTATGACATACACATAGGTTAACAATAGTTTACATCAAGAGtaccaagagagaaaaagagggcCTAGTTTTCAAACAACCCAAAGCATGTACTGTAAATCAAAGGCTTCTGGTAGGCTATACAACTATATACACTGCAGAGGTTTTTAAGTAATCCCTGGCATAATAGAAATTCCTACAACCTTTGTTTTAAGAGTTTTAAACAGTATCCTGTTACAGAAATGCTTGTaaggcagccagctctgctccattACTTCTGCTAAATAACAATGAAGAGATTTcttcaggcattttttttaTGCTAGTGGCAATTTTTTAGCCTTCGTTTCTGAGTATTTATTACAAAGGAACTCACCAAAGCTAGGATTGATGGAGGCTGAAGATGGTATTTCTCTACTGATGTTCACACCCCCAGACGCATTTCTGTAGTTCACCACCGCAGCCTTATTTCCCAAATCAGTCTCAGATGGTGCTGGCGCCGATGATGATGCCACTGGTGAAGATGCAACATTGACTGTACTTTCCACAACACTGGCTACAAGATTTGATCGTGGAGAAAGGTCAGGCATCCCATTTGTTGCTCTGTATGATGAATGTAATGAATGTGTAGAAACTATAGTGGGAAGTGGTGGGCTCTGCCTATGAACAGGCTGCTGCAATTCAAACTGAAGGCTCTGTGGAACATGTTTCATTGGGGAATTGACCTGAGGATGCCCATTCTGCAAAGCAACCCTTATGACTGGGCTATGCCTTCCCTGGCTTGATGAAGGGAGAAGACCTGATTCCCTTTCCATGCTTTTTTGCACTCTTATTTTTGCTTGAGGCAAATGACTGGAACTTCTGTATGTAAATCCAACTGGTTTCTGCAAATATGATtcaaaaaacaatcaaaatgtTAAATTAGACACATCTggtcatttttttattttgcaaaccAGGAATactacattttaataataatactaTTGGCAACAGAGTCTTCATTGAAGTAGTCATTGTAATGAAGTCAGTGATACTACTTTTTAGCCTTCCCTCTATTTTATTCTGACTTGTAATTCCAACACTAAGAATTTACTGGTCAGCTTCAAAATTTCTCAAGTTTTTTCCACCTTGGGTGCTGgaacaattattttctaaaaagccAGAGAAATATATAATGAGAATGGCAGCCTTTGTAAAGGCTCTTAAAAAAGgctctttaaaaatagaagaggcaaaataaaatttaaaatttgtcaGCCATTGAACCAGTCTCCTGAATTTTTAAGGTATGTCTCCACTGCCATGTTAGCTTCTTtttagacaagaaaaaaaacaattcactttctctccagctgccttTTCAATTCTTTACTTGCTAgctaaaaacattaaaaattcagatcTTCTCTACAATGGAAGATTCCAAAGAGACAGACAGGCTAAGCTTTCCACCATTTGAAGTACTTCTATTAAACATATGCACCCTAAAGCATACAGTCTAGATCAAAATACAAGTCACTAAACAGGAGCTACCAAATGTACCTGACActtgtgggtttgggtttagttttggaggttttgtttgtctgtttgcttgttttgtttatttgcttttgtttatatATCTGATAGTATTCCACTCTTGTAACTTAAAAATCTACAATCTGAAGAAAGGCTATATGCCTGAAGTTTATCCATTTCTCCAGCTATTCGAGTTGAtctaataataattaaaaaaaaaaatagtacctTTACCACCAACCCTTCCTCATTTATATCCTTAGAACATCACAGGTACAACAATGGTACACCTACAAAAAAATCTACAGCACTCCTGATGGTTATAAAGTTCTAGCAGAACCTAAGAAAATGGTTGGCAGATTGCATTTGCTGGCTTCCCTCTTACAACCTACAGTGATAAAAGCCTTCTTCAAAAAAAACAGTGCAGGTCACTTAATCTGAACATTAAAGCAGATACCATACCAAAAGCCATACCAACACAATCAGAGGGGAGGGTAAGAGTGCAGAGTTCACAGAGTCCAAGCATAGCTGACAAGACCAGTTTGCTCTCTGCACCTCATATTTTGGATGTGTAGACAGTACGAACTTGGAGTCATCAACAGAAACgcatttccaaataaaaagtAGTATCCTATTGGTATCTGACACACACGAGAATGTAATCACTTTTACTCACCCTTAAAGCAAATGACCTTACTGATGTCTTGACATCTCCTGACAGCAGGATCACCTCTGCCACATTAAAATCTTTACAGCATTGTTGACATTGAAAGGCCATTACGGATTACACGACcttcttaaaaaattatctgttgtttctcttttaaaagaGTATTGTTGTCTCCTTAGTTAGCAGTAGATTAACCATATAGGAACAAAACAGGTTGTGTGTACTCAGTATCAGACCTTcttagaaatttttaaaaaggcattttattagaaaaaatacaatCCTATACCATAATGGATGTGACAACACACTCCTGAGATCTAAAAATCAGTTAGTCAATTGACCTAGACTGTGTGAGTGATGCATAAACTCTTTTCTAACTGCAgaaacaaatcacagaatcatagaattgttagagttggaagggaccttaaagaccactgagttccaactcccctgcatcggcagggacacctccctctagatcAGGTGGCTcggagccccatccagcctggccttgaatgcttccagagATGGatcttccacagcttctctgggaaggCTACTCCAGTGTCTCGCCATCcccacactaaagaatttcctacTGACCCCTAACCtaaatttctcctctttcagtttaaaaccattacctcttgtcctctcactacaagccgttgtaaaaagtccctccccagctttgctATTGGCCCCCAAATGATGCAGTACACCACATCTTGTAAAGCATCAACACCAATACAGTCAAGTTTAAGACATAACCTACAGAGTTAATTTATGTTTCTTCTGATAAACCAGAATTCTACAGCACTTATCACAGCATTCTGAATTTGATGGGGGCCACTGGCCAATCTGTGACCACTGGTGAACAACAACACAGGAGACTGAAGCTGGCAATTTAATTGCAATTGATTTTAAGACTACAATTTTGCTACTAATTTTGACGTTAGTGAAAGgcaaggattttttaaaaaataaatattaaaagaagtgagagaattacaggaaaaataaacatctggTATCTTTAATACTCACAGGTTTGAGCAACAGGGGCTTTACACGAGTACGCTGCATTTCTGAGACCTTCCGATAAAGCAGGTCAAATTTTTTGTCCAGTTTCTGAATTGCATCATACATGGCCTGACAACAAACATAAGAGTGAAAAAAGTATTGTTTTACAAGAACCcaatttaaatatgaagaaaacaaggaagttAAATTAAGGGCAGAATTCCCTCTCTAAAACTGTAGATAATCTTTACATTCTCTAAGCATATTAAAGACCAACATAAATACAAAGTGCAAAAAAGAATGGTAAATATCACAGTAAAAAGAATTCTCAGATAAGCttacttctgtgattctaaaggCACTTAcaggtttttcttcctgcttccagcagatgttttatttttacctatttggtatgttttgttttacattgaAAAGCTACTGCCAAGCTCTAAAGTAAGTTAGGTATTATGATATGCTATTTTAAGTCATAATAAGTTTCCAAGTACATAGGTAAAAGACTTATAGGCAGCTACCAAAATTGTGATTTCTGTATCACCAATGGAAAGTATATTTCGAAAAGTACAATCTGTAAATTAAAAGTCCTAACTGGAATTGAATGTGGCCAGAGAGAAAAGACAATAAGAAGAGCTTCTGTGAATACACAGGTGAcaaaaggagggggaaggaaaatgtGGGCCTACTGCTGAATGAGACTGGCAACCTAGGTAACAAAGGACactgaaaaggctgaggtattcAATGCCACCTTTGCCTCAGCCTTTACTAGCAAGATCAGCCTTCAGGAATCCCAGGTCCCAGGGAAAAAGCCTGAGCAAGGAAGACACGCGCTGGAATAGATCCTGGTCAGGGAACACTTAAACTAACTGGACATACATTAAGTCCAAGGTGCATCCACGAGTGCTGAGGGACCTGGTTGATGTCATTGAGAGGCCACTTTTCATAGACTTTGATCAATCATGGTGCACAGAATAAGCATGCAAAGACTTGACAAAATCAGATGTCACTTCTATCTTGAAGGAGGGCAAGGAGAAGGactcagggaactacaggccagtccTTCCATCCCTGGGAAGGTAATGGAGCAGCTAATTCTGAAAACCACTTCCAGGCACATGAATTTAAAGAATATCATCATATCATGTAGTCACAGCATGCCTTCACGACGGGGAAGTCATGGCTGATCAATCTGATAAACTTCTATGATAAAATGACTGGCCCGGTAGATGAGAGCAGTGTATTGTCTACCAGGGCTTGAGGAAGGCCCTCCATATTGTCTCCTGTAAGGTTCTCACAGACAAGCTGCTGATGTACAGGTTGGATGAGCAAACAATGACGtggactgaaaacaaaatgaatggCTAggcccagagggtggtgatctGCAGCACaaagtctagttggaggccagTCACTAGTGGTGTACCTCAAGGGTCAAAACCAGGTCCAATCCTGTTTAAGCTTTTCATTAATCATCTGTATTATGAGCAAAGcataccctcagcaagtctgcagatgacactagACCAGCAGGAGTAGATGATACATCAGAGGGTCATGCTGCCATACAAAGGGACATCAACAGGCAGGAGAAGTGGGCCAACAgggaacctcatgaagttcaacaagaagggcaaagtcctgcacctaaGGAGGGACAAGGCCAGGCATCAGAACATACTGGGGGCCACctagctggaaagcagcttggcagaaaaggacctgggatCTCCTGGTAGTCACTAAGTTGAACACAAGCCAGCAACATGCCCTTGCCACAAAGGTGGCTAATGGTACCCTGGCCTGCATTTGGCAAAGTGTTGCCAGCAGCTTGAGGGACGGGATCCTTTCCctttactcagcactggtgagccTGTACTTGGggtgctgggtccagctctgtgctccccagtacaagagaaATGTGGACATTACTAGAGAAAGCCCAGCaaagggtcacaaagatgatgaaggaaCAGAAGCATTTCTCCTATGatgaaaggctgaaagagctgggactgttccACCTGGACAAGAGAAAGCTTAGGGGCAAACCTCTTCAATACATGCAAATACCTTACAGGAGGGTGCagaggacggagccaggctcttttcagagGTACCCAGtggcaggaccagaggcaatgggcacaaactgaaacagggGAAGTTCCCTCTCAACAACAGGAAaccatttttttattgtgagggtgactgagcactggcacaagttgcccaggaaggttagAGTCTTCATCCttagagatattcaaaagccatcagGGCATTGTCCTAGGAAACTAGGTCTAGATGactctgcttgagcagggggggttggacaaAGCtgacctccagaggtgccttccaacctcaacccgtctgtgattctgcaaaaaTGAGAGAGGGGGTAAATGATGTATGGAAAACTCAACTCAGCCATGCCTTTCAGAACAAACATGGTATTGAAATAAATTGCATACCCATTtttaataatcacagaatgaaaGATAAAGGATTTGAAAAAAGCCTATATATTTTATTGAAAGTGTCTGATCTGCAGTCAACCCCCAAgataaaggtttttttcagatgttaaaaatgtgtgttgCCTTACTAAAGGAATCAGGTATAAACTTTTGAACAGTATTACTGTAAAGGCCCAGTTTTTCAGACATAAAAGCCAGATAAATTAAAGCATTCAAAGTCCATCAGTTACTATTACACATTACTGTGAGATGTAGAAAGTTCCTTCTTCAGTGTTTCCCGGATATAGAAACTCAAATATGATGCTTACACAGCAGTTAGACATACACTTTGTGCCATGTCAGTATAAAGGATTACATAACAGAATATTATTCTAGTATTGAAAATACGTATCAGGCACATCATCAGCTATTACTGCAAAAAACACACAAGGACTTTATAACTGTATGAGTTACAAAGAGGAAAGGTGTCTTCAACTAActaaagcaatttattttgttgATCTACAGCATCATTAgacagactttttttaaaaaaacatatggCTATGAAAAGAGAACTGCTAGGTAGATTTGTAGTAGATAGaattccaaattattttcaattttatcaAAACCAACAGTTAGGTTTCAATATGACagctaccttttaaaaatattaaacatccTTAGACAGGAGAATCTGTAAATCTTCCCAAGATTTAGAAATATGTCAAAGGAACACTAAAAAACCTTAAAACAGTCTGGACAGCAGCTGCATTATTAAAAGGCTACACATAGCCCTAGGGCAGATTTACTGAGAAGAGGGGGTAACAGtgggggaaagagaaggaaaagggctAGTAGGCAGCAGAAGAGACTGCAGCTTCTGATTAGCACTACTTGCCAGAGCACACATTCCCAGACTAGCGGTAAGAATGTTAGTCACACAACCTCAGTCAATTTTCTTCCACAGCAATCCTGAATATACGCTTAAGGAGACTTACAAGATATTACTACATGGCTACGAGCCACTCATGAATTATATACTCCAGAAACCAAGGCCTGAATATCTTCTAGTCAACAGAGTACTCTGACTCCAGAGTCAAGTAAGTGCTCACCTGAATAAACATAggatgcttttaattttcaattaaatgATTTTCAATCTTGCCAGGTACCACTTCAAAAGTCAAAAGCAAAGAACTGGCCAAAACACGCTGCCAGGATTTTGGCACGCTTTTGGGAATTCTTGTATACTTTCAAAAGCTGAGTGTGTGTGACATTATGATCTTTCCCATTACTGTGAAGTCCCTCCCAACAAATCACTAGATTCTACCTTTTGTCTTAAAGCTTAACATTTGAAACGTATTCTTGCCAGCTATGGCATGAAAAGTTCAGAGAATatgagtaaattttttttttctcactgaaaggatttttttcattgaaaatatTGAAGGTAAGTGGGCAACTAACAAATTAACAACCAGGAAGGCTGAAGACATGAAGACATAGGTTCTCAAATATAGATTGCGAATCTTCCTgaaatttaattaaagttgtTTAAATGCCATCtcagagataaagaaaaaaagtaccTGGCAATAACTGAGGACTTCCATAAGAGTTTTCTGCTGATGTCCACTGTAGGAGGCTTCAGTGTAGGAAGCTTCAGATACAATACTCCCCTtgttcattaaaatacaaaaaagagtGTAAGGTAACAAAACAGACACCATCTCACGATATTGCTTTAAGCAAATAAATCCCAACTTCAAACCCCACGTTATTTTAATCTATCCCAAAACATGCAATcccaaagcagcttttcagagaCAGTCAAACAAAAATTTACTTACACATTCATAGTCTGGTTCATACTCATAAATTACACCATCACTATCTTCATATTCTCCTTCCCTCGTTCTCATCTgggaaataatataaataactTTTAATGTTTTACATAATGAAAGAATACAAAATAGAAACTACAGACAGAATCTGTTAGGAACCCAAGGTGGACACTTTCAGTTGTAGCTCAAAGAGTTGTGGacaatggagttaaatccagttggtggccagtcatGGATGGTGtgccccagggctcagcactgGGGCCACTccagtttaacatctttatcagtgaaCTAGATGAGGGGATACAGTGCACCCctagtaaatttgcagatgatgctaagctgggtggaagtgttgatctgaGGGTAGCAAGACTCTGCAGATCGATCTAGACAGTCttgattgatgggccaaggccaactgtatgagtttcaataaggccaaatgttgagtcctgcactttggccacaacaaccctcagcagcactacaggcctgcagaggagtggctggagagctgcccagcagagagggacctgggggtgctgttTGACAGccggctgaatatgagccagcagtgtgcccaggtggccaagaaggctaaTGGCATCCCATCATGTGTGAGGAACGGTATGGTCAGCTgggcaagggaggtgatcctgtaCTTGACCttgtgaggccacacctcaagtactgtgttcagt carries:
- the BEND2 gene encoding BEN domain-containing protein 2 isoform X1, giving the protein MSEEDYVSVNVEDDVEALIIDHGENGLSTQSCMPMEQNSEVNNVHHVAQLAYGSEGLSVLADQVASQMSHSANMQRGNGHSPEKMDFVFSHNKRKRLAPPLVGQNVMRTREGEYEDSDGVIYEYEPDYECGSIVSEASYTEASYSGHQQKTLMEVLSYCQAMYDAIQKLDKKFDLLYRKVSEMQRTRVKPLLLKPKPVGFTYRSSSHLPQAKIRVQKSMERESGLLPSSSQGRHSPVIRVALQNGHPQVNSPMKHVPQSLQFELQQPVHRQSPPLPTIVSTHSLHSSYRATNGMPDLSPRSNLVASVVESTVNVASSPVASSSAPAPSETDLGNKAAVVNYRNASGGVNISREIPSSASINPSFEFVGDPVRNVKVLGNYLMKARQKTKPKYAARYLVRVLFPKETLLCSIMGVSARGRRTLDPNKTAAVREFLATNFPSYDLTEHGKDWKTCITNVNAMIRCLRSETKINPEEAEGKEKVSDAPDASHCVDLNYNEDSEGSSQNSQKITSSTTDTLQNSGLDKVPETFHTPSVKKPQSLEPMEHLGSPWRNVQLPFSVIYVAKGKSRPELSARYLIRHLFTEDVLVKSNVYGNLERGMSPLDFNRINALRDFLQENYPSFDLKETGYDWKACVAAINSTIRSLRHDHKKATVGIRRKVSAVPSSAKSLPQSPTSVKPFESDTINLMD
- the BEND2 gene encoding BEN domain-containing protein 2 isoform X2, with amino-acid sequence MPMEQNSEVNNVHHVAQLAYGSEGLSVLADQVASQMSHSANMQRGNGHSPEKMDFVFSHNKRKRLAPPLVGQNVMRTREGEYEDSDGVIYEYEPDYECGSIVSEASYTEASYSGHQQKTLMEVLSYCQAMYDAIQKLDKKFDLLYRKVSEMQRTRVKPLLLKPKPVGFTYRSSSHLPQAKIRVQKSMERESGLLPSSSQGRHSPVIRVALQNGHPQVNSPMKHVPQSLQFELQQPVHRQSPPLPTIVSTHSLHSSYRATNGMPDLSPRSNLVASVVESTVNVASSPVASSSAPAPSETDLGNKAAVVNYRNASGGVNISREIPSSASINPSFEFVGDPVRNVKVLGNYLMKARQKTKPKYAARYLVRVLFPKETLLCSIMGVSARGRRTLDPNKTAAVREFLATNFPSYDLTEHGKDWKTCITNVNAMIRCLRSETKINPEEAEGKEKVSDAPDASHCVDLNYNEDSEGSSQNSQKITSSTTDTLQNSGLDKVPETFHTPSVKKPQSLEPMEHLGSPWRNVQLPFSVIYVAKGKSRPELSARYLIRHLFTEDVLVKSNVYGNLERGMSPLDFNRINALRDFLQENYPSFDLKETGYDWKACVAAINSTIRSLRHDHKKATVGIRRKVSAVPSSAKSLPQSPTSVKPFESDTINLMD